The genomic region ACGGCGACGACGACAACGCCACGCTGACCAAGACGATCGGCCTCGGCCTGACCACCTGGTAGGCGTACCGCGCTCCTGGCCCGTCGCCGACCGGTTCCCGGCCGGCGGCGGGTCGACTACCGGGCGGCCACCGCGCGCACTGCGGCCTCGACGAGCGCCGTCACCTGGCCCATGTCACGAGCCCGGGGTACGTCCAACTCGGCCGACCACCCGGCCGGACCGCTGAGTGTCACAGTCACGTCGTCGCGGCGATGGGTCAACCAGCCGGCGAGCGCCTGGACCAGCACCATTGCCACGCCAGCGTCGCCGACCGCCACCAGCAGAACAGACGCCTCCTCCTCGGCGGCAGCGGTCACCGTCCCGTGCAGCCGGTCGTCGGCGCGCAACCAGGACGCCAGCGACCGCTGCGCGTCGGCCACCGGACGATCCGAGTGCAGCGCGAGTGTGAACGAATCCGGCAACGTCTCCTCCTCGGCAGCGGAGTGATCGGCACAGCCCCGTCACTCCCGCCATCCTGCCAGCCGGCCCGGACAGCGGCATCCCACGCAGTCACGGAAGTCGATCGGACCTTGACCACGGTATCGACGCTTCATAGGCTCCGGCCACTGCGAGGCTGTTCCCGAGAAGGGAAACACGAGACATGGCCCCATCGATGCGCCCGTTCCGGTCGGTCCCACCGAGGCGGCTCGCGAGCGCCGCCACCATCGCCCTCCTGCTCGGCATGACTCCCCTGCTCGGCGGCACACCGGCCGCGGGTGCCGGCGCCCGGCCCACCCCGTGCAGCAACGACCCGGGCGCGCGGTTGAGCACCGTGCCGGCCCCGGAGGCCGTGCTCGGTTTCCCCCTCGGCGTGGGCCAGGAGCGGGTCGTCACCAACGGCGAGGTCCGCAGCTACCTCGCGGCGGTGGACAACGCCTCGGACCGGGTTGTCACGGGCGTGATGGCCACAAGCGTGCTCGGGCAACCGCTGCCGTACGCGGTGGTGTCAAACGAACGCCACGTGCGGCCGGCCGCGCTGCGTGAGATCGCCGACGACGTACGCGACCTGCGGGATCCCCGCCGGACCAGCGCGCGCACGGCGGCCAAGACGGCGAAGGACAGCCCGGCCATCGTCTGGGTCACCGCCAACGTGCACGGCGGCGAGAAGAGCGGCACCGACGCCGCCCTCAAGACGCTGTACGAACTGGCCGCCGGCCTGTCCTGCGACGTTGCCGAGCGCAACGACAACCTGGTCACCATCATCGTGCCGACCCAGAACCCGGACGGCCGCGACGCGACCCGGCGGCAGAACGAGTTCGGCTTCGACATGAACCGGGACTGGTTCGCCCGCACCCAGCAGGAGACCGACGGCAAGCTCGAACTGCTGCGCCGCTACCCGCCGCAGGTGTTCATCGACGCCCACGAGATGGGTGGCAGGCAGTACTTCTTCCCGCCCAACGCCGACCCGATCCACCACGAGATCGCCGGGGAGGCCGTGGACTGGATCAACCGGATCGGCGAGGCCAACAAGGCCGGCTTCGGCTACAACGGCGCCTGCGACGACACCGTCACGACCGAGTGCTACTTCAACTACGCCACGTACGACATGTTCTTCATGGGCTACGGCGACACCGTGCCGACCACCGGCTTCGGCGCGGCCGGCATGACGTACGAGAAGGGCAGCGCTTCAGCTGTCGCCGACCGGGTGCAGCAGCAGTTCCACACCCAGTGGTCGACGCTCGGCTGGGCCGCCGCCAACAAGCGCGAGGTGCTCAGCGGCTACTTCGACATCTGGACCGACGCGCTGGCCCAGGGCAGGGCGGGAACGCTGGAGCCCAACGAGGTGGTACAGCCCACCAACGAGGTCCAGTTCCCGGTGCCGGACATCACGATCCGCTCGTACTTCCTGCTGCCCGACCGGCAGCTCGCCGATGTCCGGCAGCTCGTCGAACGGCTGCGCCGGATGGACGTCGAGGTCTACGAGGTGCAGAAGCCGACCCGCGTGCCGAACGCCCGGATCTTCGGCGGCCGGAGCGCCACCAACGTGACAGTGCCCCAGGGGGCGTACTGGATCCCGATGGACCAGCCGCAGAAACACTGGATCCAGGCGATCATGGGCGAGGACCCGTACGTGCCGTTCCCGTACTTCTACGACGTCTCCTCCTGGAGCAACCCGCTGCTGATGGGCGTGTCCACCCTCTACACCGGCGACAACGTACGGCCCAAAGCGCAGCTCGTCCGCAAGGTCTCCGGCGGCCGGACCGGGCTCGCGTGGCCGTGGGGCTCGTACACGTACAAGCTGGACTCGGCTGCCGCCGCCGAGTTCACCTTCACCCTGCTCGACCGCGGCGTACCCCTCGTGCGGGACCTGACGACGAACACAGTGGCCATCGCGGCGTCGAAGGTGAGCCGGAGCGTCGACGAGCTGGCCCGGTCGCTCGGTGTCACAGTGGCTCCGGCCGGACGGCCCACCGGCACCCGGCTCACACTGCCCGACGTCGGGCTGTTCCAGGGCACCGGCATCTCCACCACGTCCGGTTCGCACGGCGAGGCCCGGTACGTTCTCGGCAAGCGGTGGGGCCTCGACCTGAAGCCGGTCACCACCGCCGACATCAACGACAACACCGAGGCGTTCACCGGCCGTACCGTGCTGCTGGTGCCCGACGGCAGCAGCGCCACCGGCGGGCTCACCGCGACCGGGCAGGCGAACCTGCGCGACTGGATCGCGCAGGGCCACACCTACATCGGGCTGCGCAACGAGGGCACACGGATGGCCCGCGCGGCCGGGCTCACGTCCACGACCGAAAAGCCCAAGCCTGCCGACTACCTGGTGATCGGCTCGCACCTGCGGGTCGACGTCGACCGCGACAGCCCTGTCGCCCTGGGCCGTCCCGCCGAGGACTTCGAGTTCAACAACAGCGACCCGATCCTCAACCCCAGCACCACCGGAACGAACGTGCTCACCTATCCGACGGGCGACACGTTCTGGGCCAACGGCTACACAGTGGGCGCGGACACGCTCAAGGGCACGGCAGCCGTCGTCGACGAACCGACCGGCGCGGGTCGGGCAGTGCTGTTCGCGTTCAACCCGCTCTTCCGGGCGTACAACGAAAATGGTCTGCACCTGGTGGCCAACGCGCTGCTCTACCCGGCGGGCGCGACCACGCCGGACGCCCGGCGCTCGGCCGGGGTCGACCCGGCACGGGCCAACGCCGCCGCCGCGCCCGTCGCGGCGGACCTGGGCGGCGGGTGGCGGCCCATCACCATCCAGGTCGCGGCGGCGGACCTGCCGCGCGCCCAGGCGATCGTCGAACGCTTCACCACCGACGCGACGGCGTCCGCGAAGAACGGCTCGGTGTACGTCGTGATCCCGAACCCGGAGGGACGCCAAGTCGACGAACACCCGTTCCTCGCCGACCTGGTACGCGCCCTGCGCGACGCCCAGGTGCCGCTGCGATCCGTGGTGGGCTGACCGGACCGGCACCGCGAAGCGCCCGTCCCCCTCGCGGCTTGGGGGCGGGCGCCTCTGCGCGTTCTGGGGCGATCTGGGGGTCGTCGTCGCGTGGTGCGGAGGATCTGGCGGGGTCTACGACGCCGGGCGACCTCGGTGACGCAGGTCTGCCAGGAGGCCAGCGCTGGCCCTCGCGGATCCTCGGAGTCCCACACACCGACGATGTGTGCCATCGCCTGGCCCCGCTCGCCGTCTTCGCCACCTACCGGTCCGACCGCGCGGCCCTGCTCACCCGCGAAGCCTCGCCTTTCACCACGGATCGACTCGACCGCGCGACCCTGCTCGCCCACCTGAGGACGCTTCAGGACAAGCCGCCAGCAACCTGACCGCCCCGCCGGCCGACCTAATCGAACGCTTCACCCGCTGGGCGTCCGCCCGCCAGTTCCCCACACTCCCTCAACGGCAGCGCCAACTCCGAGGATCTTGGACAGTTTCCGTTAGCAAGTAACGGAAACTGTCCAAGATCTTGAGCCCAGCGGCACGACGGCGGACCAGCGAACCGGCAGCAGGGCGGCGGACCGGCGGACCGGCACGAGGGCGGCGGGCCGACGGACCGGCACGAGGGCGGCGGATCGGCGGACCGGCACGACGGCACGGCGGCCGGCGGCACGGCAGCCCGGCGGCACGGCGGGCGGCAGCACGGCGGGCGGCAGCACGGCGAATGACGGGAACTGTCCAAGATCTGGTGGCGTGGAGACGGCCCGCCGGCGAAAGCTGTCGGGATGCTGCCTGCCGATGACGCCGACGCACTCGACTGGCTCGCCTTCGAGCAGGCGGGCGTCCTGACGACCGCGCAGGTCTCCGGGCTGCTGAGCGAGGGGAAGGTGCGGGGCCGGATTCGCTCCGGCCGGTGGCGGTCGGTCTGCCGGGGGATCCTGTTGACCGGCAACGGCCGACTGACCCGCGATCAACAGCTTTGGGTGGCGGTGCTGGCTGCCGGGCCGGAGGCGGTGCTGGCTGGGGTGACCGCCGCCGCGGAAGGCGGGGTACGGGGACTGCGGCGGGAGCCACTGCATGTGCTGGTGCCGGCAGACCGCCGTGCCGCGCGAACCACCTTGCGTCGACTTCCGATCGACATGCCGGCGGTGCTGGTGCATCGCACGTCGGTGCTGCCGGAGTCTCATCGTCAACTCGCCCGTCCACCGCGTACCACGACGGCCAGAGCGCTTGTGGACGCGGCGGGCTGGGCGGCCGGCGTGGATGAGGCGCAGGCGGTGCTGGCCGCCGGCTGCCAGCAGCGCCGGGTGCTGCCCGAGGAGTTGCGGGCGGTGCTCGACGTCCTCCCTCGGGCGCCTCGCCGGCGGCTGATCGGGCAGGCCGTCAGCGACATCGCGGGCGGCGCGCAGGCGCTCTCCGAGATCGATTTCCTGCGGCTGTGCCGCCGACACCGCCTACCCACCCCAGACCTTCAAGAACATCGCGTTGACGAGGCGGGCCGTAACCGCTGGCTGGACGCGTACTGGCGAGAATGGCGGGTGCAGGTTGAAGTCGACGGTGCGCACCACATGGACGCCCGGCATTGGGCGGCTGACATGCGCCGGCAGAACGACGTCTGGACCAGCGGCGATCGGATCCTGCGCTTCCCGGCCTGGCTGGTCCGCGCCCGCCCCGACGAGGTCGCCGCGACGGTCCGCCGCGCCCTCATGGCCGCCGGTTGGACTCCGACCCCACGTCGCCGCGACCCGGCACACGAGTAGATCTTGGACAGTTTCCGTTACCAGCTGACGGAAACTGTCCAAGATCTGCAATCGACGGACGGTTTCAGCGGTCTACCGGCCGTCGCCGCTGTCGGTAGCGGCCGAGGTGAGGGCGGCGCGGACCCGACGGCTCGCCGCCGACCCGCAGGCGGCGGCGAGCTGGGTCGACCACGCCCGCCGTCCGGCAGATCGACTGACGGCGCGTCCGGCTGGCCCGAGGATCGGGCCAGCCGGACGGCGCGGCGTCAGCCCGTCAGCACAGCGCCAGCCCGTCGGGGCAGCTCCAGTCCGACGGCACGGCGCCAGCCCGACGGCACAGCGCCAGCGCGCCAGCCCGACGGCACGACGCCAGCCCGTCGGGGCAGCTCCAGTCCGACGGCACGACGCCAGCCCGACGGCACGACGCCAGCCCGTCGGGGCAGCTCCAGTCCGACGGCACGACGCCAGCCCGACGGCACGACGCCAGCCCGACGGCGCAGCGTCAGCCGCTCGCGCAGACGGTGCCGTTCAGGCTGAACGCTGTGGGCAGTACGTTCGGGCCGCTGTACGCGCCGACGAAGCCGGCACTCACGCTGGCCCCGGCGGCGATCTGCCGGTTGTCGTCGGTCGGGGTGACCCGCACGGCCGTGCCGACCTGCTCCCAGGTGGCGCTCCAGCCGCTGCTCACCTGCTGCCAGCCGGTCGGCCAGGTCCAGGTGAGCGTCCAGCCGGTGATCGGCTTCGTCCCGTTGTTGGTGATCTCGACCCCCCCGATGTAACCGTTGCCCCAGTCGTTGTTCGTGGTGAAGCGGACCGTGCAGGCGCTCGTCGTCGGGCTGCCGGTGGCGAAGGTGAGTGGCGGTGACGACCACGAGACCCGTCCGGCGGTGTCCCGGGCCAGCACATTTACCGTGTACCTGCTGCCCGGCACCAGGTTGCCGACAGTGAACGAGGTGCCCGCCGTCTCGCCGAGCTGCTCGCTGACGGCACCGTTCTGCCGGTACACCTCGTACTTGGCGATCGGGCTGCCGCCGGGCGTGGCCGCCGGCCAGGTGATCGTCGCGGCGCGGTCGGTGATGCCACTGGCGGTGGGTTGGCCCGGCGCTGACGGCCGTCCGGCGGTCGCGCCGGCCGGGCGCAGCACAAGCGTGGTCAGGGAGTACGCGGGCAGCGTCCGACTGGTCGCGGAACCGGACTGGCTGGTGGTGATGCCCGTCGCCCCGTTGGTGAGTATGGACACCGTCGGCGCGGCGGTCGACGGGGTGAATCCGGCGTAGTCGATGGTGACCGTGTGCGCGGCGTCCGGGTCCTTGTTGATCAGCAGCACGGCGAGGTCTCCGTTGGCGCGGCGGACCGCGTGCGCGCTGACGAGCGACTCGTCCGTGCCGGCCCTGACGAACTGGTCGCCTGTCTTCGCGAACAGCTTCATCATTGTCAGCCCGTGGTACGGCGCGAACGGCGTGTTCAGCGGCGGTTCACACACCGAGCCGTCTTCGGTGCAGGCGCCGCTGGACAGGAGCCCGAAGTCGCCGTAGTCGGTCTGGCCGGCCACTTCCGACACCGTGCCGATGCCGTTGTGCACGTTCCACCACTGGACGGTGAAGACACCGCTGGACAGCAGCCCGCTGTAGACGTCGGCAAGGAACAGCGCGGCCGGCTGGGTGGTGCGGCCCGCGTCGACGTTCAACTCGGTGAAGCTGATGCCGATGCGCCCGGCGTTCGGGCCTGCGTACCGGGCAAGCTGCTCGCGGAGCAGGTACGTCGCGTCGGGAAGGTGGCTGGTCCGGGCCAACGACTCCGCGGCCGTGCCTCCCGGGTACCAGTGCACGTCCACGAAGTCGATCTTCGGGCCGGCGATGGAGAGCACCGTCTGGTTCCAGGGCCCGGGGTCGCTGCCTGCGGTGATCCCGTCCGGCCAGTTGCCCGGCATCGTCAGCACCGCACCGACCTTGATGGTCGGGTCGACCGCCTTCATCGCGTCGGCGTACTCGACGACCAGGCGCGCGTACTGACTCGCGCTCTTGTCCGGGTGGTCGTCGGCCTCCCACGCCGACCCGTAGTGCCCGTTGCCGTAGTTCTCGTTGCCTACGGTCCAGTACCGCGCGCCGTAGCCCTTTGTCACGTTGGCGTACCGCACCCAGTCGGCGGCCTCGGCAGGCGTGCCGGTGCCGTAGTTCGCGATGATCATCGGCTGCGCGCCGGCCCGCTTGACCGCCGCCATGAACGTGTCGAAGTCGGTGTTCGGCGCCACGTACCCGCCGGGGGCGGTGTGGTCCTTCCAGTGGTAGATGTCGGCGTACGAGCCGCCGGGGTAGCGCATCATCTGCACACCGGCGTCGCGCAACAGGTCGGTCGTCTCGGCCGTACCCAGGTTCTGGTCCCAGATGGCGTGGTTGACACCCAGTGCCGTGTCGGGCACGGTGGCCAGCCCCGCGCGGGCGTTCACGGTGACGGCGACCGGGTCGGCCGCCGCGCTGGCGGTGGAGGCTGTGATGCCGGAGAGCGCTCCCGCGGCGAGCACCAGGCTCACCAGGAGTGCCGTGCGGGCTTTCGGTTTACGCATGGGCGGAGTTCCTTCGCGGAGACAGAACAGTGAGTCGCCCCGCCGGTCAGGGTGCGGCGCGGCGGGCGGACCCGTGGACGGATGGCTCCCGGCGCTCCATCGCTCGTGTCACCGTCCCCCGGGACCTGTGCTGGTCCCGGCTGCCCATGGACGGCGGTCAGCCCCGCGCGCGCGGCTCATCGACGGCCAAGAATGTCACGGCCGAATCGACGATCTCAAGGGGTACGCGGCTGCCAGCCTCGCCTCGACTGACGTACGACGATCAGGCTCCTGGCGGGCGGGGTGGCCGGGTGCTGTCACGGATGACGAGCTCGGTGGCGAGTTCGATGCGCGGGCTCTCGGTCTTCTCGCCGCTGGCGAGCCGCAGGACGGTCCGTGCGGCCAGCATGCCCATCTCGGCCAGGGGCTGGCGGATCGTCGTCAGCGGCGGGGAGCACCAGCGGACCTCCGGCAGGTCGTCGAAGCCGACCACGCTGATGTCGTCGGGCACCCGCAGGCCCCGTTTACGGACGGCCTCGTAGACGCCGAGGGCCATCTGGTCGCTGGAGGCGAAGATGGCGGTGGGCGGGTCGGGCAGTGCCAGCAGGTGCGTACCGGAGGTGAAGCCGGCCTCGTGATAGAAGTTGCCAGGTCGGATGAGGGCCTCGTCGACGGGGATGCCGGCGGCACCGAGCGCGGCGCGGTAGCCGTCCATCCGGGCCCGGCTGCACATCAGGTGCGGTGGTCCGGCGATGAAGCCGATCCGGCGGTGGCCGAGGCCGATCAGGTACTGGGTGGCGCTCAGACTGCCCGCCCAGTTGGTGGCGCCGATGGTGGGTGACTCCTGCGGGTCGACACCGGCGGGGTCGATGATGACCACCGGGAGGTGCAGCCGGCGCAGTTCGGCCTGCAACGGCGGGTTCACCATCGAGGTCACGAAGATGACCCCCTCGGTGGACCGGGTACGCATGTTGTCCAGCCATTGTTTGGCCGACGTGATGCGCCAGTGGATGGCGGAGACGACGGTGCCGACGCCGCTGCTCAGGGCCACGTCCTCCACCCCACGGATGATCTCCACTGCCCAGGGGCTGTCGAGGTCGTTGAAGACCAGGTCGATGAGCGCGGCGTCGGTCCGCCGGGCCTGCGTACGGCGTCGGTAGCCGTGGTGGTTGAGCAGCGCCTCGACGCGTTCCCGAGTCCCGGGTGCGACGTCGGAGCGGCCGTTGATGACCCGGGAGACCGTGGGCACGGAGACACCGGCCAGACGTGCGATCATGGCGATTGTGACATTTCGGCCGTTGTCGGAGCCCACGGTCCCCTTCTTCCTCTGACGGGACGGTTCAGATCGGTCGGCGGTTCGCGGTCACCCCTTGACGCTGCCGGTCAGGCCGCCGATGAGCTGCCGTTCGGCCACGGCGTAGAAGCCCAGTGCCGGAAGCATGGACAGGACGACGTAGGCGAGCACCCGGGCGGTGTCGTCGGCGTACTGGCCCTGGAACGCCTGGACCCCGACGGGCAGGGTCCACCAACTCTGGTCGCTGAAGACGACCAGCGGCAGCATGAAGTTGTTCCAGCTGGTCACGATCGCCAGCACGGAGACGGTGGCCAGGGCGGGACGGGCCATCGGCAGCAGGACCCGCCAGAAGAAACCGAAGGCGCTGCACCCGTCGAGGACGGCTGCCTCCTCGACCTCGGCCGGGATGGTCCGGAAGAACTGGCGCAGGATGATGATGGTGATCGGCAGCCCGAAGGCGGCCTGGGGCAGGATGACACCGAGCGGGTTGTCCAGCAGGCCGACGCTACGCAACAGCACGAACAGCGGCAGGATGGCCACCGCGAACGGGAACATGAGGCCGATCGCGAACAACGTCACCAGGAACTCGCGGCCCCGGAAGGCGTAGCGCGCGAAGACGAACGCGGCCATCGCCGCCGAGCCGACGACGATCAGGGTGCTGCTCACGGCGATGAGCAGACTGTTGCCGAGCTGCCGCCAGAACACCCCGTTGCCCAGGATTTCCAGGTAGTTCGGCACCCACGGGTCGGGCCAGCCCAGCGGGTTGCTGGACAACTGGCCGTTGTCCTTGAAACCGCCGAGCACGCCGAAATACACCGGCACGACGATGAGCACGCCGACGGCGATGCAGACGAGGTGCAGCACGACGCTGCGGGTCCGCTGGGCGCGGCTCGCCATGGCGGTCATCGCTGGCCTCCCTGGGTGGTGATCGCGCCCGCCGTGTCACGACGCAGGACGATGCGTTGGTAGAACAGGGCGAAGACGAGGCTCAGCAGGAACATCGTGATGCTGATGGCACTCGCGTAGCCGACCTCGAAGCGCCGGAAGCCGAACTGGTACATCGTGACGGCCAGCGTCTCCGAGGAGTGGATCGGCCCGCCGCCGGTGAGCACCCACACCATGTCGAACAGTTGGATGGTGCCGATGACCGACAGGAAGATGCTGATGCGGATCGTCGGGCCGAGCAGGGGCAGGGTGACATGCCGGAACGCCTGCCAGGCGCTGGCGCCGTCGGTCACCGCCGCCTCGTGCAGCTCCTTCGGGATGCCCTGCCGGGCTGCCAGGAAGAGCATCATGTAGAGGCCGAAGTACTTCCAGGACACCACCATGAAGACGGCGTACAGCACGGTGTCCGGGTCGGCGAAGATGGTGCCCGCGTCGGCCCCCAGCCACCGGGCGACGCCCTCCCCGAGCCCTCGGTTGGGTGAGAACACCAGGGTGAACAGGACGGCTGTGGTGACCTCGGAGAGGACGTACGGTGCGAAGAGGATCAGCCGGTAGACGGCCCGCCCCCGAAGTGGCTGGTTGAGCAGCATGGCCAGGGCCAGCGCAACAGGAAGCTGCACGCCCAGGGACAGCACCACCAGCACCAGGCCACGCCACAGGTCGCCGCGGAACGTCGGGTCGCCGAAGGCGCGGGTGTAGTTGTCCAACCCGATGAAGTTCTCCGGCAGGCCAAAGCCGTTCCACTTGAAGAAACTGGCGTAGCCGGCCACCACGATGGGGGCGAGGACCAGCAGTACGAACAGCGCCAGGGCCGGCGCCAGGAAAACAGCGAGGACGGTGCCCCGGCCGGGCCGGGGCTGGCGGTCGCGCTTTCGCGCGGTGCCCGGCCCCGACGCCGGCGGGTCGGTCGCCGTGTCGCCGCGCCTGTCGTCCGACACGGTCGATGGCCTGGTCATGCCTGCTCCACTCGGGTTCTACGGCCAGCTACGGATGGATGGGTGGTCACGATCAGACGGTCTTTGCCACCTGCGTGATGTCCTTGACGATCGCCGCCGGCGACTTCTTGCCGGCGATGATCTCCGCGACGCTGTCGTTGATCTGCTGTCCGAGTGCGGGCGCGTACGCCTGGTCGAGGTAGAGCTGGAAGCCGGTGTTCTTGGACAGGGCCTCCGCGACGACCTTGTTGTTGGCGTCGCTGACGGCCGAGGTGGCGTCCTTGACCGTGGGCAGCACGGCTCCGGTCTGGGCGGACCGCTTCTGGTTCTCGACGCTGAGCAGGAACTTCAGGAAGTCGATGGTGGCCGCCGGAGCGTCCTTGCCGACCGCGAAGCCGTTGCCGCCGCCGAAGACCTCGGTCGCGGCGCCCTTGCCGCCGTCCACGGCGGGGAACGGGAAGAAGCCGAGCTTGTCGCCGAGACCCTTCTTGCTGGTGGAGCTGGACCCCTGCACCGCCGGCGCCCACTGCCCCATCAGCTCCATGCCGGCATTGCCGTTGCCCATGGTGGCGGCCTGGCCGTCGGGCGAGCCGTACTCGGCGCCCAGGAAGCCCTTCTGGAACGGCTGCAGGTCGACGAGTTCCTTGAGCCGCTCACCGGCGGCGACCAGGTCGGGGGTGTCGAAGTTCTTGCTGTCCACGGCCTTCTGCAGCGCGTCGACACCACCGATGCGCATGGCCAGGTACGACCAGTAGAAGTGGGCCGGCCACTTGTCCTTGCCGGCGAGCGCGACCGGGGTGATGCCTGCGGCCTTGAGCTTGCGGACCGCGTCGAGCACGCCGTTCCAGGTGGTGGGGGTCTCGGTGATGCCGGCGCGGGTGAAGAGTTCCTTGTTGTACCAGAACCCGACCATGCCGATGTCGAACGGGATGCCGTAGATCTTGCCGTCGATCGTGTACGGCTGCATGGCGGCGGGCAGGATGCCGCTGACCAGGTCCTTCACGTCGTCGGTGAGGTCCTTGACCAGGCCCGCGTCCACCTGCTGCTTGAGCACGCCGCCACCCCAGGACTGGAACAGGTCCGGCGGGTCGCCGGCCTGGGTGGCGGTGGTGAGCTTGGCCTTGAACGCCTCGTTCTCCAGGGGCTGGATGGTGAACGTGACGTTGCTGTGCGCGGCCTTGTACTCCTCGGACAGCGCGGCCCACACGGGCAGCATCGGTTCGGTGTTCTGGATGTGCCACCAGTTGATGGTCTGCGGGGCGTTCGGGTCGCTCGACGCTTCGTCGCCGCTGCACGCGCTGAGCAGGTAGGCACCGGCGCCGGCACCGGCGAGGCCGAGCAGCGTTCGGCGGGTGAGGTGGGTGGTCATGATCCATCCCTTCGGGACTCACTGAGGGTGCGGAAACGCCGGCCAGGCCGGCACGGTTCAGGCCTGGATCTCCGGAACTTTCAATGCTTCTTCGGTGTTACCGATCGATGGCCGGCACGCTACGAGCTGTTTCGGCGGCGGTCAAGACCCCTGTCCAGCCGGGAAAAGACCGACTAACGTAGTGAAGACTTCCTATGGCTTGGTACCGCATAATTTCCGGAAGTTCATAAACCCGCACAGAGGAGCCCTCGTGTCGATCGACACCGCTGACGTGGCGACCGCTGCCTGGTCGATCCGCAACCCCGTCCTCGCCGGGTTCCACCCGGATCCGTCGATCCTGCGCGTCGGCGACGACTTCTACCTGGCCACCTCGACCTTCGAGTGGTATCCGGGAGTCCGCGTGCACCACTCGCGCGACCTCGTCAACTGGCGCACCCTGGGCGGGATCATCACCGACCGCCGCCTGCTCGACCTGCGTGGCTGCGGCGACTCCAACGGTGTGTGGGCGCCCGACCTGACGTACCACGACGGCGAGTTTCACCTCGTTTACAGCGACGTGGCCAGCTTCGCCAGCGGCTACTGGGACCCCCAGAACTTCCTGGTGACCGCGCCCGACATCGCCGGACCCTGGTCGGATCCGGTGAAACTGCACGGCCGTGGGTTCGACGCCGCGCTGTTCCACGACGACGACGGCACCACGTGGCTGCTGAGCATGAGCGCCGACTGGCGACCCGGCCGGGACCGCTTCGGCGGCATCGAGATCCAGCAGTACGACCGGGCCACGCGCCGTCTCGTCGGGC from Micromonospora profundi harbors:
- a CDS encoding extracellular solute-binding protein — translated: MTTHLTRRTLLGLAGAGAGAYLLSACSGDEASSDPNAPQTINWWHIQNTEPMLPVWAALSEEYKAAHSNVTFTIQPLENEAFKAKLTTATQAGDPPDLFQSWGGGVLKQQVDAGLVKDLTDDVKDLVSGILPAAMQPYTIDGKIYGIPFDIGMVGFWYNKELFTRAGITETPTTWNGVLDAVRKLKAAGITPVALAGKDKWPAHFYWSYLAMRIGGVDALQKAVDSKNFDTPDLVAAGERLKELVDLQPFQKGFLGAEYGSPDGQAATMGNGNAGMELMGQWAPAVQGSSSTSKKGLGDKLGFFPFPAVDGGKGAATEVFGGGNGFAVGKDAPAATIDFLKFLLSVENQKRSAQTGAVLPTVKDATSAVSDANNKVVAEALSKNTGFQLYLDQAYAPALGQQINDSVAEIIAGKKSPAAIVKDITQVAKTV
- a CDS encoding carbohydrate ABC transporter permease — translated: MTRPSTVSDDRRGDTATDPPASGPGTARKRDRQPRPGRGTVLAVFLAPALALFVLLVLAPIVVAGYASFFKWNGFGLPENFIGLDNYTRAFGDPTFRGDLWRGLVLVVLSLGVQLPVALALAMLLNQPLRGRAVYRLILFAPYVLSEVTTAVLFTLVFSPNRGLGEGVARWLGADAGTIFADPDTVLYAVFMVVSWKYFGLYMMLFLAARQGIPKELHEAAVTDGASAWQAFRHVTLPLLGPTIRISIFLSVIGTIQLFDMVWVLTGGGPIHSSETLAVTMYQFGFRRFEVGYASAISITMFLLSLVFALFYQRIVLRRDTAGAITTQGGQR